One window of the Leptospira koniambonensis genome contains the following:
- a CDS encoding hemin-degrading factor gives MSIAESLEIENIIKDWKQIKETQPRLRMREIASQLKTSEGGLLAASEISKAEGFPQVSSLQTNWGELFAKFGELGHVMVLTRNEACVHERKGIFEKVSSGPGHILVVGADIDLRLFPGIWKFGFAVEEPKQDSTQRSFQFFNENGEAMFKLFLTDKSNVSAWEKLRSEFKNGSPDFSPLFSFENKKETAITEKKEISPETKEEFLNDWGKLEDTHEFFALLKKYGVSRIQSMEIANGKFTKTVESKAVLRMLEMASLDRSPIMVFVGNPGSIQIHTGEVTNIKVLESWWNVLDPEFNLHLRSDLISKVYIVDKPSKDGVIHSIEVYDADGELIVQFFGKRKPGQPERTDWVGLLDKVSEPV, from the coding sequence ATGTCCATCGCTGAATCGTTAGAAATCGAGAATATCATCAAAGATTGGAAACAGATCAAAGAAACACAACCTCGTCTTAGAATGAGAGAGATCGCTTCCCAACTCAAAACATCGGAAGGCGGATTATTAGCCGCCTCAGAAATTTCCAAGGCGGAAGGATTTCCTCAAGTTTCTTCTCTCCAAACTAATTGGGGGGAGTTATTCGCAAAATTCGGAGAACTAGGACATGTAATGGTCCTCACTCGTAACGAGGCTTGCGTACATGAACGAAAAGGAATATTCGAAAAAGTAAGTTCCGGTCCTGGACATATTTTAGTAGTCGGAGCAGACATCGATCTAAGGCTCTTTCCAGGAATTTGGAAATTCGGATTTGCAGTGGAAGAGCCTAAACAAGATTCCACTCAAAGATCTTTCCAATTTTTTAACGAAAATGGAGAAGCAATGTTCAAACTTTTCCTTACAGATAAATCGAATGTATCTGCTTGGGAAAAATTAAGATCAGAATTTAAAAACGGATCTCCAGACTTCTCTCCTTTATTCTCTTTTGAAAACAAAAAGGAAACTGCTATCACAGAGAAAAAAGAGATCAGCCCAGAAACCAAAGAAGAGTTCTTAAACGACTGGGGAAAATTAGAAGATACCCATGAATTTTTCGCTCTATTAAAAAAATATGGTGTTTCCAGGATCCAATCCATGGAGATCGCTAATGGAAAATTTACTAAAACCGTAGAGTCCAAAGCAGTATTAAGGATGTTGGAAATGGCATCCTTGGACAGAAGTCCTATCATGGTTTTTGTAGGAAATCCAGGATCTATCCAGATCCATACGGGTGAAGTCACCAATATTAAGGTTTTAGAATCTTGGTGGAACGTTCTGGATCCTGAATTCAATCTTCATTTAAGATCCGATCTAATCTCTAAAGTTTATATCGTAGATAAACCTTCTAAAGACGGAGTCATCCACTCTATCGAAGTATATGATGCAGATGGAGAATTGATCGTTCAATTTTTTGGAAAAAGAAAACCGGGACAACCTGAAAGAACGGACTGGGTTGGCTTATTAGACAAGGTGTCTGAACCAGTCTGA
- a CDS encoding DoxX family protein — protein MESWHDWLETHRDWWIDMVRVYLGGVLVYKGLAFLADTDALIRLMELNNAPYASTLLAHYIVIAHICGGLLLMVGLLTRFSAILQLPVLVGAVLFIHAREGFVSAGSNLPYASMILLLLLHFSLYGSGRISADFYIETHKSV, from the coding sequence ATGGAAAGTTGGCATGATTGGTTAGAGACTCATCGGGATTGGTGGATCGATATGGTCCGCGTATATTTGGGCGGTGTTTTGGTGTATAAGGGACTTGCATTCCTTGCAGACACGGATGCTCTTATTCGACTCATGGAATTAAATAATGCTCCTTATGCTTCTACATTACTAGCTCATTATATAGTGATTGCTCACATTTGTGGTGGTTTGCTGCTGATGGTAGGACTTCTGACTAGATTCTCCGCGATTTTACAATTGCCTGTACTAGTCGGGGCCGTTTTGTTCATCCATGCAAGAGAAGGTTTTGTATCTGCAGGATCAAATCTACCTTACGCATCCATGATCCTACTTTTACTTTTACACTTTTCGTTGTATGGGTCAGGTCGTATCTCGGCTGATTTTTATATAGAAACACATAAGAGTGTTTAA
- a CDS encoding metallophosphoesterase, which translates to MEFDLQRLVIFLSVFTVILLIGYSYATSRLIAPFELGTFQKVSLWIGVVFLVLLTPSAYLLSLFFRETGWQKFWAYSAFTTLGFATILVSFVVFKDLGNLAWKGVIYLSDLLQSKSISVASAETEALFGSERFGRGDFLARFSSFALLGLAGGLTAFGFYQAKKTPTIKHVKIKVKDLPDGLHGFKIVQLSDIHIGPTIKGNFLEGVVSKTNSLEPDIVAITGDLVDGTVNMLKHHVSPLKDLESKYGTFFVTGNHEYYSGVISWIRELEDLGINVLLNQNKLIDHNGAKIAVAGVTDYKAHTVIPGHRTDPKQASLGTENAHYKVLLAHQPNSVFEAAKVGYNLQLSGHTHGGQYFPGNVFIHLFQKFVAGLSKWEDTQLYVSRGTGYWGPPLRIGAPSEITLLVLEKQS; encoded by the coding sequence ATGGAGTTCGATTTGCAAAGGTTAGTGATTTTTCTCAGTGTTTTTACGGTAATTCTTTTGATAGGATATTCTTATGCGACCAGTCGTTTGATCGCACCTTTCGAACTCGGAACTTTTCAGAAGGTTTCTCTTTGGATCGGAGTGGTCTTTCTGGTCCTTCTCACCCCTAGTGCTTATCTATTGAGTTTATTTTTTAGAGAAACTGGCTGGCAGAAGTTCTGGGCCTACTCCGCATTTACCACTTTGGGATTTGCAACCATTCTTGTTTCTTTTGTTGTCTTCAAGGATCTGGGAAACTTGGCTTGGAAAGGTGTTATTTATCTTTCGGACCTTCTACAATCCAAAAGTATTTCTGTCGCATCAGCCGAAACAGAGGCATTATTCGGATCAGAAAGATTTGGAAGAGGGGATTTTTTAGCAAGATTCTCGTCCTTTGCACTTTTGGGACTCGCAGGTGGATTAACAGCCTTCGGATTCTACCAGGCTAAAAAAACTCCTACCATTAAACATGTGAAGATCAAGGTAAAAGATCTGCCTGATGGTCTCCACGGTTTTAAGATCGTGCAACTTTCTGATATTCATATTGGGCCAACAATCAAAGGGAATTTTTTAGAAGGAGTAGTATCTAAAACAAATTCTCTGGAGCCTGATATAGTCGCAATCACTGGAGATTTGGTAGATGGAACGGTAAATATGCTGAAACATCATGTTTCTCCACTGAAAGATCTGGAATCTAAATATGGTACATTTTTCGTGACTGGGAACCATGAATATTATTCTGGAGTGATTTCCTGGATCAGAGAATTAGAAGATCTTGGGATCAATGTATTATTAAATCAGAATAAACTAATAGATCATAACGGAGCGAAGATCGCTGTTGCCGGCGTAACAGATTATAAGGCTCATACAGTTATCCCTGGTCATAGGACAGATCCTAAACAAGCTTCTCTCGGAACCGAAAATGCTCATTATAAGGTTTTACTTGCTCACCAACCAAATTCAGTTTTTGAAGCTGCTAAGGTAGGATATAATCTTCAACTCTCTGGCCATACTCATGGGGGACAATATTTCCCCGGGAATGTGTTTATTCATCTATTCCAAAAGTTTGTGGCTGGTTTGAGTAAGTGGGAAGATACTCAACTTTATGTGAGCAGAGGTACTGGATATTGGGGACCTCCTTTGAGAATAGGAGCTCCTTCCGAAATCACTCTTCTCGTTTTGGAAAAACAGTCTTAG